In Anabrus simplex isolate iqAnaSimp1 chromosome 4, ASM4041472v1, whole genome shotgun sequence, a single genomic region encodes these proteins:
- the LOC137500455 gene encoding uncharacterized protein: MVTHKFKMEAAAGSSKGSCDINAILSELSSDSSDSDCFDDDINDPDFSLQKEMEDSTNINSSTSENEEDHSRIDPQNKYIPMKTSRKRKRKLNKQQRKKLARNSGLEYTTKKGTVIQARNVPGASCKCAKKCFERIGEGLIQSINKSFWNIGDFNRQNAYLFGCLRLEPVKRRYTGNEISRRNNTVRYSVIKDGRSTDVCKVAFLSIHGLQHNRGRVENIQSKMRTGATTPPDDRRGKHKNRPHAYSEEDVQLVKKHIEGIPKYKSHYSRKDNGDKFYVSMEYSIHSCYNHYKDEYCPDIKANPVSFDKYHRIFIEDFNISFKLPKSDTCPTCDSHEIELMAARNDNNMEKLKQINVQKELHLRKAQAGQDNLKVQTERAVLDKEIHVITFDLQRALPTPKLSTGPMFYKRKLWTYNFSIHPCNSSPGHFFVWDETVASRGSDEIGSCLLKYFEDHDIRGIS; this comes from the exons ATGGTAACCCACAAATTCAAAATGGAGGCAGCAGCTGGCAGTAGTAAGGGAAGTTGTGATATTAATGCAATTTTAAGTGAATTGTCTAGTGATTCCAGTGATTCTGACTGTTTTGATGACGACATTAATGATCCAGACTTCAGTTTACAGAAGGAGATGGAAGATTCTACTAATATTAATTCTAGTACAAGTGAG AATGAAGAGGACCACAGCAGGATTGACCCTCAGAATAAATACATCCCAATGAAGACATcaagaaaaaggaaaaggaaactgaacaaACAACAAAGGAAGAAACTTGCAAGGAATAGTGGACTTGAGTACACTACAAAAAAAGGTACAGTGATCCAGGCGAGAAATGTACCTGGTGCGTCTTGTAAATGTGCTAAAAAGTGTTTTGAACGGATTGGGGAGGGGCTTATACAGAGTATAAACAAGTCATTCTGGAACATTGGGGACTTCAACAGACAAAATGCTTATTTGTTTGGTTGCCTGCGGCTAGAACCCGTAaaaagaagatatacaggcaatgaGATTAGTAGACGTAACAACACTGTGCGATACAGTGTAATAAAAGATGGCAGAAGCACTGATGTCTGTAAAGTTGCATTTTTAAGCATCCACGGTTTACAGCACAACAGAGGTAGGGTAGAAAATATTCAATCAAAAATGCGAACAGGGGCTACTACTCCACCAGACGATAGAAGAGGCAAACACAAGAACAGACCACATGCCTACTCAGAGGAAGACGTGCAGTTAGTTAAGAAACATATAGAAGGCATTCCAAAATACAAAAGCCATTATAGTAGAAAAGATAATGGTGATAAATTCTATGTGTCAATGGAATATTCTATACACAGTTGCTACAACCACTATAAAGATGAATACTGTCCTGATATCAAAGCAAATCCTGTATCTTTCGATAAGTATCATCGCATTTTTATTGAAGATTTCAATATTTCATTCAAATTGCCCAAATCAGATACGTGCCCAACGTGCGATTCACATGAAATTGAACTGATGGCTGCGAGAAATGACAACAACATGGAAAAGTTAAAACAAATAAATGTACAGAAGGAATTACATCTCAGAAAAGCCCAGGCAGGCCAAGATAATCTAAAAGTACAAACAGAGCGGGCAGTTTTAGATAAAGAGATCCATGTAATAACTTTTGATCTACAAAGGGCATTGCCCACTCCTAAACTCTCTACAGGACCAATGTTCTATAAGaggaaattgtggacatacaacTTTAGCATTCATCCCTGTAATTCCTCACCCGGTCATTTTTTTGTTTGGGATGAAACAGTAGCATCCAGGGGTTCAGATGAAATAGGCAGCTGCTTACTGAAGTATTTTGAAGATCACGATATACGGGGAATAAGTTGA